In Microbacterium enclense, one genomic interval encodes:
- a CDS encoding NAD(P)H-binding protein, which translates to MRVAITGGTGFVGRHLAARLDPTETVVISRRTGTDIDDVEALTEAFRGREAVAHCAGINREIGDQTFRRVHVEGTRAVVEAARRAGVRRIVLLSFLRARPGTRSGYHQTKWEAEELIRDSGLEYTVLKSGMIYGPGDHMVDHVSRAVRTFPIFATVGFRERRARPLPVADAVDVLVAALEGRMPNQTVAVMGAEELELGAAVRRIARIAGGHPLYVPAPVWTIRALAQVTEWLMVTPLVAKAQATMLAEGVTEAAPPAAEPPSEFRPSRPFSEDSIREALPEGGFGLRDLRVLRGRRTASR; encoded by the coding sequence ATGCGAGTAGCAATCACGGGTGGGACGGGGTTCGTCGGACGGCACCTCGCGGCACGCCTCGACCCGACCGAGACGGTCGTCATCTCGCGTCGCACGGGCACCGACATCGACGATGTCGAGGCTCTGACCGAGGCGTTCCGCGGCCGCGAGGCCGTCGCCCACTGCGCGGGCATCAATCGCGAGATCGGCGATCAGACGTTCCGCCGGGTCCATGTCGAGGGAACGCGCGCCGTCGTCGAGGCTGCCCGCCGCGCGGGGGTCCGCCGCATCGTCCTCCTGAGCTTCCTCCGTGCACGCCCCGGCACCCGCTCCGGTTACCACCAGACGAAGTGGGAGGCGGAGGAACTGATCCGCGATTCCGGCCTCGAGTACACGGTGCTCAAGTCCGGGATGATCTACGGCCCGGGAGACCACATGGTCGACCACGTCTCGCGCGCGGTGCGCACCTTCCCGATCTTCGCGACCGTGGGCTTCCGCGAACGCCGTGCGCGCCCCCTGCCGGTGGCGGACGCGGTCGATGTCCTCGTCGCCGCGCTGGAGGGACGGATGCCGAATCAGACCGTTGCCGTGATGGGCGCCGAGGAGCTCGAGCTCGGAGCCGCCGTCCGGCGCATCGCTCGAATCGCCGGCGGTCACCCGCTCTATGTTCCGGCACCGGTCTGGACCATTCGCGCTCTCGCGCAGGTGACGGAGTGGCTGATGGTCACCCCGCTGGTCGCCAAAGCGCAGGCGACGATGCTCGCGGAGGGCGTCACCGAAGCGGCCCCACCCGCGGCGGAGCCCCCGAGCGAGTTCCGTCCCTCCCGACCGTTCAGCGAAGACAGCATCCGCGAAGCACTCCCCGAGGGAGGCTTCGGGCTACGCGACCTCCGCGTTCTCCGCGGGCGGCGCACCGCGTCTCGGTGA